A window of Candidatus Dependentiae bacterium genomic DNA:
AGATTTTTATTGTTTTGGTGTGGCATGGAAGAATAATTAATCTTCGTAAATTTTTTTACTGCGCAATTTTTTGACGGAGCCCCTGTGTGTTTTTTCATGCAGTCGGGCTTCTTTTTTTGCTTTTGATACTTTAGTCTTCATGCGTTTTTTAGGCACATAGAGCGCTTTGCGTATCTCTTGTGCCAAGCGTGCTAGTGCTGCTTCTTTGTTTTGTGTTTGGCTGCGTGATTCACTGCTGTGAATAATTAAATCGCCATCAGCGGTTAAGCGCGATGCAAGATTAGTGAGCACACGTTCTTTTTGTTCGGGTGTTAATATCGTGGTGTTCTTTACATTCCAACGCACGGTAATACGTGTGTCAGTTTTATTAACATGTTGCCCTCCCGCACCACCTGACCTACTCGTGGTTATCTCAAGTTCGTATTCTGGAATTGTTATGCCATTTTTGACAGGTACGTCGAGCTTCATGGTTACCTTTTTTTTAAAAAAAATTTAGGTTCATTCACCAAAATAATCTTGGCACCGCTGTAACAGCCTGTCAAATTCATGGTGATTAGTGGTGAGTGAATCTTCTCCACGCTTGAAGGTAATGCCAAGAATTCCCGATTCTCGCGGCGCGTAATAGATTAATTCGTCGCGCTTTTTACCCAGTGCATCGGTCATTACGACTTTAACATTAATCATATATTGAAGTTCATCTAGAGGTGATTGGTCTTTTAGCGTAATGAGATGTCCTTGAACAGGAATCAAGCGTTTATCGCCTGTGAGTGTTTTTGCTCCAAGGCCGGCGCAATTAAAAATAATTGACTCATTGCATTCATCAAAAGATGATACTTCTTTTTTTTCAATTGAGATATTGAGTTCATCAACATTACGTTGTAACTCTTGCATGATCGCAGCTGAATTAATAAACACCGTGTGGTAGGCCATTGCTTCATACGTTTTGCCATTATTAAAATCGATGGTCACCTGCTCTGGTTGTTGTACGAGTCCTTGTTCAATATACGGCGCAAAGCCAGGGTCGATATCAAGACCAAAATAAGCGGGTAATAATTTTGGACCTTGTTTAATGAAGGGGTGGGTGCCATTGATTATTTCCAAGAACGTTTTATATGATTCCATACCCATGGCTTGAAAGATTGCCTTTTCGTGCGTTGTAGACGATTTACGGTGGCGTGGAAAAAAGAAACCAGCGGATTTATTTGATGGAATGTTTTTTGTTTCTTTGGCGATGATATGGACAGTATGTCCTTTACGCCTTAACATAATTGCGGTGAGTAGGCCGTAGCATCCAGCACCAATGACGACAATGGACTTGTTTTGTAACGTTGCATTGCGTGAATGTTCATCTTCAAATTGACTGATCGATTCATTAACGCAACCAAAAAGAAAAGTCCAACCAGCGCCACCATGTCCATAATTATGACAGACTAATTTGTTGTCGTGCATTTGGGTGAACACCTGAAATATTCGTTCGCGGTGTGCGCGAATGCAGGTTATCTTTTCCTTAATATGTTCAGGAGTTATGCGGGGTGGGGTGAGGTGAATGATTTTTTTTGTATTCAAGAACGTGGCATTTTTTTAGTTAGTTTAAAGGATTATGGACTTCATGGTAGAGTATACCATAGATTTAAGATGTTTGTGTATTTAAAGGTAGTTTACAGGTTTAGCGAGATGACGATGAGATGACATTGTCATCTCAAATAGCAAAGAGGTATGATATGAAACTCAAGATTATTAAGACGGGAAATTCCTTAGGCATACGGTTACCCAAGGCAATTATTTTGCAATGTAATTTCAAAGAAAACGTGATTATCAAAGTCACCGATCAAGGATTATTATTAATGCCCGATCCTACAGAATCTAATCACATTGGTTGGGAAGGCGCTTATAAAACAACCATTAAGGCACGATCTGGCAAACTAAAAAAACAAGAAAGTCCAAGCGTGGAAGCAACAGTGCTTCTGCCCGATACTGAAAAAGATGTTGAGTGGTAAACATGCTTTATTAATGTGGGGTGAGTATGAAGATAGAAGAAATGCTGTGGATCATCATTTTAATGATCGGTTGTACAAAATTTATACCGGGATATGCAACTACAGATTCAGCGTCTAAATATACTCAAGGGTTAAAGCTTAAGATTATTCAAATAGGGACTTCTTACGGAATACGATTGCCAAAAGCGCTTATCGCCTACTGTAAGTTTAAAAAGAGTGTGATAGCAAAAATTACGGAGCAAGGATTGCTCTTGATGCCTGATGATGCAGAATCTGATGATGATGATACTATCGAACCTCAGATTGCCCAAGGCGATAATAAAGGATGAAGAGTAATGAAAGCAAAAATAATTTTTCTATATTTTGGAATCGTCCTTCTGGGGTGCTATCAAGAAATAAGCGCAATAACACTGATGTACAACATGAGAGTCAGGCGCGCGCTGAATTTGAGTTCTGTGTTACATAAAGATGATGAAAAAATTGGACAGTTTCGGCAGCCCCTGTTTTGGAAACGCGTTCTAGAACAATAGATTTGCCAGCTGGCGCATGTGTTCGCGAAAAGAATATTATAGGTGGATCCATTTTTAACGTGCAGTATATCCCCTCTAAATCGTGGTGGTTTGAAGTTACAACCGGTTTGGAAAAAGAACATACACGCGCAAAAGGTACTTTCGAGGCAAACAAATCCCGTTTTGGTTTTGATGATATAGTACTAGCGGGTGGCCACAGGTTTTTTATCACGGACGATTGGCAGTTTGTGCTTTATGGGCTAGCAGGGTTTCCTACTCGCTATAAAGTAACCCCTGAAGAGGTGTATACCACCTTAGTGGGTACTCGTTTTTTTAGTGCGGGCGTAGGAGGAGAGCTTTCTTATAGTTTCATAAATTCAATGGAAACAATGTTGATTGGTACCTTGCAAGCGAGATTTTTGCATTTTTTTAGCAGACAATGGTTTCCCGTTCTGCCATGTGACGCCAAGATTCAGCCAGGCAATGTCACTGATGCTCTTCTGTCATTAAAATATAGACATAAGAAAAACATTGTTGAACTCATCTATAACCCCACATTTTTTACCAATCAAGCATTTCTCTTAAAAGATTCAACGGTTGAAGTGCCTGCATTTGTTCGTCATAGCGTATCTATTAGCTTTGCTCATGTGTTTGTTCCATCTTCGCAAGCCAAAACCATGGTGGTCGTCGAAGTTGGTCTTAACCCGGGATGGTCAAAGTTTTTTAAAACGAGATTATTCGCGTATTGGGCTGATTTTGGTCTTGTTTTTTAATGTTATGCATATACTACTGTAGTAAAGGATAAAGAGTAATGAAAGTAAAAATAATTTTTTTATATTTTGTAATCGCTCTTCTGGTCGATTGTCAAGAAGGTAATGCCTCAACATTGGTGTATAACATGAGAGTAAGGCGCGCATTGAATCTGAATGCGGTATTGCATAAAGATGACAAAGGCTTTTGGGCCTTTTCGGGTGCTCCTATCGTTTCAACCCGCACCAGAAAGATCGATGTGCCAGATGGCACCTGTGTGCATGAAAAAAATATTATAGCGGGTGCTCTTTTTGATCTTCGCTGGATTCCAACCAAAGAGTGGTGGCTTGAAGTTACAACGGGCCTCGAGGGAGAGTGTGTACGCGCTACGGGAACGCGTACGATTAATAACTCCCGTGTTGGTTTGGATGACATTGTGTTTGCTGGTGGATATAATTTTTTTCTTAACGATGATCTGCAATTTGTGCTCTATGGGCTTACAGGTATTCCTACACGCTGGAAAGTGACTGCTGATGAGGTGTATACTGTTCCTGTCGGCTCCCGACTTTTTGGTGCGGGTTTTGGAGCAGAATTGTCATACAGCTTTATACAGTCAAAGCCGAAAAGTTTGATTGCTGTTCTCCAAACGAGGTTTATACATTTCTTTGCACGAGAGTGGTTCCCTATCTTGCCCTGTGGTGCCAAAATTCAACCTGGAGAAACAATAGATGTTCTTGGTTCCTTAAAGTATCGATATAAAAGAAATGCTGTTGAGGCAGGTTATAACCCTACATTCTTTGCCAATCAAGGGGTACTTTTAAAAAAATCTACTACTATTAGTGCGCCATTTGTGCGTCACAGTTTGTTTATCAATGGTCTTCATGTGTTGGAAAAAACTCCTGACGCAAAGACATTGGTAGCGATTGGTGCTGGTTTTAACGCATCATGGTCTAAAAAGTTTGATACCAGAATATACACCTATTGGGCTAGCGTTGGTGTGCTGTTTTAAGGAATTTTGTATAACAATAAAAACCCCCGAACTTCTTGAACAGAGGTTCGGGGGTTTTTAAGTTTTTATATACCGCTAAAACAATTTTTCCAGTGGCGCGTATGGCATTTTATTTTTGATAAATTTTTCTAGTTCTCGTTGTAATGGCCTGTTAACTTTATCATCGCCAATTGGATTAGCATCGTTGTACAAGTATAAAATTTCTGGAATAAACGCGATGTGTTGTGCTTGGGCCATTTCTACCATAGGATGAATGAGTGCAGCGTCCCATGCCATTTGGAAAAGTTCGCCTTTGTACATTAAGTCAGAAAGTTTGATCTGCTTAAATAATTTTGCATAAAAAGTGTGGAGGTGTGATGGGAAGCATTCACGAATGCCATATTCACTATGTCTTTCTTGATAGTCATGATTCCATCCATGTCGTTGGGCTGGCCACATCATAAATTGGCTGTAGGCGAACCAAACATCTGGATTGGCATAGACGTCATTAATGGTTGATAATACCTGATCGTTGGCTAAAAAGTCGCTGCCGTCAAGTTGTACTACAATAGCTGTGTCGTTACACATGCAAATTGCTTTATAGTAATTTCCTAGAGCGCCCATTCGTTCACTGTTTTTAATCAGTTTTGTACGGTGTCCTTGATTGTTTTTTTGTATATATTCTTCTACTAATTGCCCGGTGCCATCGGGTGAGCAATCATCAACGTAGATGACTGTGTAATTGTGGTAGTTTTGTTTAAAAATAGACTCTAAGTTTTTTTGATACCATATCTTATTGTTATAGCTTGTTGTTACAATTACTATGCTTCGTTCGCCCCGTTCATCAGCTGCATTGAAAGATGAGGAGTTACCGTTGAGAATAAGTGGGGCAATAAGTGCCGCGGTGATGAATAAGATGTGTAGCATAATGATTAACCTGTTTTTTAAAATGTTATAGACATGATTTGTTGTGTGTTTAGTTAAAAAAGAACTTCCAGCGGTTCGTATGGTGTTTTGTTTCTAATGAATGCATCAAGGTTTTTTTGTAATGTTCTATCGATTTTGTGATCGTTAATGGGATTGATGTCATTGTAGATGTAGAGTACTTCAGGAATAAATGCGATATGTTTTTCTTCGGCCATTTCTACCATAGGAAGAATTATTGCCGTATCCCACGCCATTGAAAAAAAATCTCCATTATAGAGTAAATCTTCTCGTTGTATGTTTTTAAATAACTTTGCATAAAATGTTCGTACGTGTGAAGGTCCGCCACCACGAGGGCCGTATAGACTATTGTTTTTAGTATATGGTTGGTTCCACCCAATGGTGTTAGCGGGCCAAAGAAGTAATTGGCTATAAGCGAACCAAATGTTTGGGTCAGCATAGACATCATTAATTTTTGCCAATACTGTAGGGTGTGCCAAAAAGTCGTCGCCATCAACTTGGACTACAATGGCATTGTCCTTGCACATATGAATAGCCGTATAATAATTAGCCAGTGCGCCAACACGTGTGCTGTTTTTTATAACCGTAACGCGATCGGTTTGGCCTTTTTCTGCAACATAGTGTTCTACTAAATCACCGGTGCCATCGGGTGAGCAATCATCAATATAGATGAGTTTATAGTTGTGGTAGTTTTGGGTGAAAATCGAATCTAAATTTTGTTTATACCAAGCTTGGTTTTTATAGCTTGCTATTACGACTACTATGCTGCGCTCGCCATGTTCATCCGGTGCATTAAAAGTTTGTTGATTGCTGTGAATGTTGAGTGAGACAAGCAAGGCCGCTGCTCGTGTCAAAAATTTTAAAATTTGGTGCATGGTAATTCCTTATGCCGTTACGTCGATAGTGGATAACGTGAAGATTTCATCAAAATCTAGGGATTGGTAATGTTTGTAGCCATTGCTGATTAATATATTTCTAATGTCGGCAAACTTATCGGGGAAGTTGTTTTCAAGAATAATGCACTTTATGGTGAATCGTTTAAAATCTATGCCAAGCAATACGTTTTTTTCCGCGCCTTCTACATCAATTGATAAAAAATCTACTTCAAATAAATTGTTTTCCTCAAGGAGTGCGCTGAGCGTGCGACACGGTATTTTGATTATCTCTATTTGACCGCCATTTGATATCACTTCTCTTTTAAGGCGTTCAAGGTGGCGAGCATCATACAGTTCGGCTATGCCACTTAACATTTCAGGTGCGCCACTCACTTGCATAAAGTCTACAGGTTCGTCGGCATTTCCTATGCAGCATGCATAACATGTTGCGCTTCTATTGTTTTTTAGTTGCGGAAATATTTGAGGATGAGGTTCGACGCATAGACCGGTCCAACCCAATTCTTTTTCAAAAAAATAGGTGTTGCTGTAAGAGATGCCATCGTGTGCTCCAACGTCCACAAAGACGCCGTTTCTTTTGTTTTTGAATAGGTGTTCGTTAAGAAATTTATCCTGTCCGCATTGACTATAATACGGAAAGAATGGTTGTAAGTAGTTTGTGTATGTTGTGTTCATTGCTGTTATGAGCAGAGCGATAACGTGGATTTTTTTCATGGCGGTGCCTTTTTTTTCAAGAGTTAACATGGTGAAGTTTTGTTAACTTACTTTTTGTAACGGATAAATGTTTCATAATGAGCAATATCTATATTATTCCTTGATCGAAATAGAGATGTGAAGGTGTTGATTTGTCTGCAGCTCCAGTGAATATGTATTGGTGAACGCTTGCCATCAATAGTGAGTACATTCCAACCATGATGAAACATTCTATAGCCTAATACGTTAACAAAAATACTTGCTAATGTTTGGTCATGGCGGCCTTCTCCAAAGCCTATTCTGGCAGATCCATCGTCCATAAATACTGTCAAATCAGAAGCTAAATTGTACATGGGCAGCACATAGTCATCGTATACAGCATGGCTCAGTCCCTGAACTCCTCCATCAATGGATGTAGTGTTTTCATCTGAACATAGATCTTGTTCTGCAGGGCT
This region includes:
- a CDS encoding glycosyltransferase; its protein translation is MHQILKFLTRAAALLVSLNIHSNQQTFNAPDEHGERSIVVVIASYKNQAWYKQNLDSIFTQNYHNYKLIYIDDCSPDGTGDLVEHYVAEKGQTDRVTVIKNSTRVGALANYYTAIHMCKDNAIVVQVDGDDFLAHPTVLAKINDVYADPNIWFAYSQLLLWPANTIGWNQPYTKNNSLYGPRGGGPSHVRTFYAKLFKNIQREDLLYNGDFFSMAWDTAIILPMVEMAEEKHIAFIPEVLYIYNDINPINDHKIDRTLQKNLDAFIRNKTPYEPLEVLF
- a CDS encoding FkbM family methyltransferase — encoded protein: MKKIHVIALLITAMNTTYTNYLQPFFPYYSQCGQDKFLNEHLFKNKRNGVFVDVGAHDGISYSNTYFFEKELGWTGLCVEPHPQIFPQLKNNRSATCYACCIGNADEPVDFMQVSGAPEMLSGIAELYDARHLERLKREVISNGGQIEIIKIPCRTLSALLEENNLFEVDFLSIDVEGAEKNVLLGIDFKRFTIKCIILENNFPDKFADIRNILISNGYKHYQSLDFDEIFTLSTIDVTA
- a CDS encoding FAD-dependent oxidoreductase; protein product: MNTKKIIHLTPPRITPEHIKEKITCIRAHRERIFQVFTQMHDNKLVCHNYGHGGAGWTFLFGCVNESISQFEDEHSRNATLQNKSIVVIGAGCYGLLTAIMLRRKGHTVHIIAKETKNIPSNKSAGFFFPRHRKSSTTHEKAIFQAMGMESYKTFLEIINGTHPFIKQGPKLLPAYFGLDIDPGFAPYIEQGLVQQPEQVTIDFNNGKTYEAMAYHTVFINSAAIMQELQRNVDELNISIEKKEVSSFDECNESIIFNCAGLGAKTLTGDKRLIPVQGHLITLKDQSPLDELQYMINVKVVMTDALGKKRDELIYYAPRESGILGITFKRGEDSLTTNHHEFDRLLQRCQDYFGE
- a CDS encoding glycosyltransferase, which produces MLHILFITAALIAPLILNGNSSSFNAADERGERSIVIVTTSYNNKIWYQKNLESIFKQNYHNYTVIYVDDCSPDGTGQLVEEYIQKNNQGHRTKLIKNSERMGALGNYYKAICMCNDTAIVVQLDGSDFLANDQVLSTINDVYANPDVWFAYSQFMMWPAQRHGWNHDYQERHSEYGIRECFPSHLHTFYAKLFKQIKLSDLMYKGELFQMAWDAALIHPMVEMAQAQHIAFIPEILYLYNDANPIGDDKVNRPLQRELEKFIKNKMPYAPLEKLF
- the arfB gene encoding alternative ribosome rescue aminoacyl-tRNA hydrolase ArfB; protein product: MKLDVPVKNGITIPEYELEITTSRSGGAGGQHVNKTDTRITVRWNVKNTTILTPEQKERVLTNLASRLTADGDLIIHSSESRSQTQNKEAALARLAQEIRKALYVPKKRMKTKVSKAKKEARLHEKTHRGSVKKLRSKKIYED
- a CDS encoding AbrB/MazE/SpoVT family DNA-binding domain-containing protein, producing the protein MKLKIIKTGNSLGIRLPKAIILQCNFKENVIIKVTDQGLLLMPDPTESNHIGWEGAYKTTIKARSGKLKKQESPSVEATVLLPDTEKDVEW